The proteins below come from a single Paludibacter jiangxiensis genomic window:
- a CDS encoding acyltransferase family protein — MQQEKGIQSARLLSLDALRGFDMMWIISGEIIIHALAKVSGDPVSQWMSDQLHHTPWNGFTFYDMIFPLFILIAGVSMPYSYGKKLEGKENEALKIAKRHAYRDLIKRTLILIVCGMVVNKALQFNGYEQTRFASVLGRIALSCFFAAIIFMNCGLRTQIVIFLTLLIGYWILMITVPVPGYGAGDLTKEGNLEGYFDRLFLPGKLHRVVYDPEGILSTIPAVGTAMLGVFTGQFLRREFASITPFKKSLMIGGAGVVLMGLGLLWDIVFPINKNMWTSSFVLFAGGLSLVFLFVFYLVIDVWGMKKWSMPFVWIGTNSILIYMAAHGVIDFKYTSTFLFGGMVQSLSEAWQEVWIGTGMLALQLALLYFLYKKRWFLKV, encoded by the coding sequence ATGCAACAGGAAAAAGGGATACAATCCGCACGTCTTTTGTCGTTGGACGCTCTTCGCGGCTTCGATATGATGTGGATTATCAGTGGCGAAATTATTATTCATGCATTGGCAAAAGTTTCCGGCGATCCCGTATCTCAATGGATGTCCGACCAGTTGCATCATACTCCGTGGAACGGATTCACCTTCTACGACATGATATTTCCGTTGTTTATCCTGATTGCGGGGGTATCGATGCCTTATTCTTACGGTAAAAAGCTGGAAGGGAAAGAGAATGAAGCTCTTAAAATTGCCAAACGACACGCATACAGAGATCTTATCAAACGAACATTGATTTTGATTGTGTGTGGTATGGTAGTGAATAAAGCTCTTCAATTCAACGGCTACGAACAAACCCGTTTTGCCAGCGTGCTCGGGCGTATCGCTTTGTCCTGTTTCTTTGCCGCTATTATTTTTATGAACTGCGGGTTGCGGACGCAGATTGTTATTTTTCTTACATTGCTGATAGGGTATTGGATTTTAATGATAACAGTGCCGGTACCGGGTTATGGTGCCGGAGATTTGACGAAGGAAGGAAATCTGGAGGGGTATTTCGATCGGCTCTTTTTGCCGGGTAAGTTGCACCGGGTGGTGTACGACCCGGAGGGAATTCTTTCGACCATCCCGGCTGTCGGAACAGCTATGCTGGGAGTATTCACCGGACAGTTTCTGCGCAGGGAATTTGCTTCCATTACACCGTTTAAGAAGAGCCTGATGATTGGCGGTGCCGGTGTGGTGCTGATGGGTCTTGGCCTGCTTTGGGATATTGTTTTCCCGATCAATAAAAATATGTGGACCAGTTCGTTCGTGCTTTTTGCCGGAGGCTTGAGTCTGGTGTTTCTATTCGTATTTTATCTGGTGATCGACGTGTGGGGCATGAAGAAATGGAGTATGCCTTTCGTTTGGATTGGCACCAATTCCATTCTTATCTACATGGCGGCTCATGGAGTAATCGACTTCAAATATACCTCTACTTTCCTGTTCGGAGGCATGGTTCAATCCTTGTCCGAAGCGTGGCAGGAGGTGTGGATTGGTACCGGAATGCTGGCATTGCAACTGGCCTTGCTTTATTTTCTGTACAAAAAGAGATGGTTTCTGAAAGTGTAG